GTGCCGCCCGAGGCAGTCGGCATGTCGAGCGAAAGACTACGGCGACTGGACGCGCTTGTGGAAGAAGCGATCGCCAATCAGGATATCCCGGGCGCAGTGCTCCTCGTCGCCCGAAAGGGAAAGGTTGTATGGCGCAAAGCCTACGGCCGTAGCCAACTGGTTCCCTCGGTGGAGCCCATGCGGGTGGACGGGATCTTTGATCTGGCCTCCATCACGAAGCCGGTGGCTACGGCTTCGGCGGTGATGCTTCTGGTAGAAGAGGGTCGGTTGCGCCTGCAGGATCCCGTTCGGCTTCACATTCCCGAGTTCTCGCCCTACGTGGACCCTGAGGGCCGAACCGCGGAGGACGCACGGATCTTCCACCTTCTGACCCACACCTCTGGTCTGCCAGCCTACATTAACGCGGATACAGCTGCGGCTGTGCTCGGTAGGCCTTGCACGCGAGAGGACCTGGCACGGTACATCGCCCGACTGCCCAAGATCGCAGCCCCGGGCAAGGTCTTCCGCTATAGCTGCCTCGGTTTCATCACCCTGGCGGCGATTGTGGAGCGTGTATCAGGAAGGCCTTTCGATCAGTTCGCTCGGGAAAGACTGTTCGAGCCTCTGGGCATGAGGGACACGGGTTTCGTCCCGCCACCGGAGAAGCTCCACAGGGTGGTCCCCACCGAGGTGGTGGACGGAAAACCTCTTCGTGGTGTCGTGCACGATCCTCTGGCCCGGCTTCAGAACGGCGTGTCCGGCAACGCGGGGCTCTTCTCGACGGCGGACGACCTTCTGCGATTCTCCCTGATGCTTCTCAATGAGGGGGAGCTGGACGGAGTCCGCCTCTTTAGCCCTCTCAGCGTGCGGGCGATGACCTCCGTTTATCCCGCGGTGGCCTTTGCGGGCCGAGGTTTGGGTTGGGACATCGCCTCCGATTACAGTTCCAATGGGGGAGACCTTTTCCCTCCCTCAGGCTTCGGCCACACCGGCTACACCGGCACCTCCCTCTGGATCGATAAGCAGACCCAAACGGTGGTGATTCTCCTCGCCAATCGCGTCCATCCAGTAGACGACGGGAGTGTGGTTCGACTGCGGAGCCTGGTGGCAAATGTCGTGGCCTCCGCGATCGTCAAGCCTTAGCCCTGCACCCTACGGGACGGAGTGGCGGCAGTGAGAGCGGCTGGAATGGGTGTCCGTTGCGTCCTATGGCTCTCGGTGGTGGCCGGCTTCTGGGCGGCAGGAGCCAGAGGATCGGATTTCCCCTGGCTTGGGCCAACTGCCACACGCACGGTTATCCCCTTAATGGGGAAGTGGGACGTTGTGAAGGGGGGTAGCCTCGAGGTTGACGCCGTTTCTGTGCCCTTCGCCATTCTCGGCCAGACACGTCTGGTCCTCGAAAAGGAATTCTCGGTCGACAGTGCAGCCGCGGAGGGACAGCTACTTCTCGTGTGCTACGGGGCACAACGCCAGGCGCGAATCTGGCTGAACGGGAATTTCCTGGGAACGCACGGGGCAGGGTACGCCGGATTCGTTCAGCCCATTGATCCAGGCTTCGTCCAGCGGGGGAGCTTGAACCGATTCCGTGTTGAGATCGATGGGATCCTCCGGCCCGATGCCGGATTGCCCCTTCTCCACAGGCCGGGAGCATGGCGGGAAATCACAGGCCTCTTTCGCGAGATTTACTTGCTCACCTTGCCGGCGGTAGCTGTGGAGGACGTGGGTGTGACCACGCTCCTGGGAGCGGGTGACGCTCTGGAGCTGAAGCTCGAAGTTGAGCTGGTGCGACGCTCTCTCCAGGTACAGGGAGGCGGTCTTGTACGCGCGGAAATCCTGGACCCTCAAACGAGCGGGCTCCTGGCCAGGAGCCCGGATGTGCCTGTCGATTTCGGGAATCTTCTTCGTTGCCAGGTCCGCTACACCTGGAGCGTACGAGGGATCCGTACGTGGTCGCCGCAAACGCCGATTCTCTACGACCTACGCGTGAGCTACCTGGACCCGAACTTCAACGTCGTGGACGTCTGGCAGGCACGAACAGGGTTCCGCTCACTGGCTGTGACGAGGGAAGGCTTACTGCTAAATGGTCGTCCCGTCCGTGTGCAGGGTGTGGAGTGGGTGGAGGCCCTTCCGGCCGGGGTTTACCTCGGGCAGGTGGCCACGCAGCTGGCTGAGATGAAGGCGGCCGGCTGCAACTTGGTCCGCATCGTGGGACGTCCTCCCCACCCTCTCCTGGCAGAGGTGGCCGATAGCCTGGGAATGCTCATTTTGGAAGAAATCCCCCTCTGGAAGGTCCCCGATCGCCTGCTGGCCAGCTCGTCATTGGCGGAATCGGCGATGGAGTACATCGTCCGTACGGTGCGGCGCGACCGAGTGCACCCCTGTATCGCCGCGTGGGGACTGGGGGTCGGACTCCAGGGGCAGGAGCGGCAAGCCGCCCTCGCGCTTCGAAGGATTCGAGAGGTCGTGGAAAGACTGGATGATCGGCCTTGCTACGCGGTGATTGAGGGAGGCAGGGCGGCCGCGAGCTTCCCCGTAGATCTTGTTCTTTCGGACTGGACCGGCGTACCGCCGTCTCAGCTCGGGGAATGGAAAGGATCCCCCTCGGCCTGGTTGCCCATCGTCGGCTACCTGCCGGACCCCCCGGATGGTCCAGAGGGGACGCAAGACCGGCGGGAGGAGAATCGAGCCTACCTCCTCTGGGCTGCTGCCACTCGATTTTCCAATCACCCCACAGGAATGATCGTCCGCTCGTGGTCGGACTGGCGGGCGGCGGCCCCTTGCCTGCCGCTGGGGGTGCCATTCAGCGACCGTATAGGTTTCGGGATCCTCGGCGAGGGAGGGGAGAAGCGGATCTCATTTTACGTTCTGCGCGCCCTGTACGCCGGAGATGCCCGACCGACCATCCGGTTTGAGGCGTCGGCGCGGCGGCAACTGGACGTGTTCCTGCTCACAGGTCTTGGGCTCGGGGCCCTTTTTGTCTGGCATTTTCGTCGTGACCGGCGTTTCCGCGGCAACCTTCGTCGTGTCTTCCTCTACCCTTCCAGCATCTACGAGGACGTGAGGGCCAGGAGAAAGATCTCTGGTTACCATACGTTCTTGCAGGGCTTTTTTGCCTCCGCTGGGCTTGCCCTTGTGATCTCCTCAATGCTCACCTTTTTCCGGGATTCGTGGAGGGCGGACGAGATTCTCGAATTGTTCGCCGGAACGGGCATGGCCAAAGCACTTCTGATCTGGCTTGCTTGGCATCCCCTGGCCGCCGTGGCTATGCTGACGTTGGTGTTCCTGTCGGCTCTGACCCTTGCCGGTATCCTTTTCTGGCTCGGTGCGGTGTGGCGCGTGTACATGCCCCTCGGGCAGGCGTTCACCTTTGTGTTTTGGATCTCCACGAGCTTCTTGCCTGCGGTGATCTGGGGGAGCGTTGCGTACCGGGCAATGGAAGGCTCGGCTGGCATGGTTTGGTTGAGCGTGGGTCTTGTTGCAGGCCTTGCCTTCTGGTTCGTGCTTCGGTTGGTGCGCGGGACGAGTGTGATCCTTCGAATCCCCTGGTGGGAGGCGGTAGTCCTGCTCGCCACCTTGATGGCGTCGATCCTTGTGCCGGCGTCCATCCTGCTTGAACGGAAGAGGGCCCTGTTTGCCTACGTGGCCTACTACCTCAGGTCTCTGCTTTAACGATCCCGCCAGGTGAGGGCCTAAGCCTGACTGATTGCACGGAACGTCACGGCGCAATCCGTGGAGAAGGCAACGAGGGCGCAATGCGAATCGTTGCGTGTGAGCCGATCTTCGTGCGAATTCCGCTGCGCGCAGAATTCCGGCTGGCTTACCAGAGCTACCGCGAGATCGAGGGGGTAGTGCTGCGCCTCGAGACCGATGGCGGGCACTGCGGTTACGGATTCGCGGCTCCGGATCCCGATGTGGTTGGCGAAACGGCGCGCGACAGTCTTGCGTCCCTGGAGGAGGTGGTACGGCCTCTCGTCGTTGGACAGGACCTGGAACGTCTGCCAGCGATTGAGGAGCGCCTCCGCGAGCTCCTTCCACAGCGTCCTGCCGCGCGAGCTGCGGTGAGCATCGCCCTTTGGGATGCCCTGGGACGCAGCCTTGGCCAGCCCGTGTGGAGATTGTGGGGGCTCTTCCGGGAGGATGTGGA
This region of candidate division KSB1 bacterium genomic DNA includes:
- a CDS encoding beta-lactamase family protein, translating into MWCVMTLLVLAIAGSATAGDPPPVVPPEAVGMSSERLRRLDALVEEAIANQDIPGAVLLVARKGKVVWRKAYGRSQLVPSVEPMRVDGIFDLASITKPVATASAVMLLVEEGRLRLQDPVRLHIPEFSPYVDPEGRTAEDARIFHLLTHTSGLPAYINADTAAAVLGRPCTREDLARYIARLPKIAAPGKVFRYSCLGFITLAAIVERVSGRPFDQFARERLFEPLGMRDTGFVPPPEKLHRVVPTEVVDGKPLRGVVHDPLARLQNGVSGNAGLFSTADDLLRFSLMLLNEGELDGVRLFSPLSVRAMTSVYPAVAFAGRGLGWDIASDYSSNGGDLFPPSGFGHTGYTGTSLWIDKQTQTVVILLANRVHPVDDGSVVRLRSLVANVVASAIVKP